The window GCTGGTGGGCGTGATGATGCCGGCGATGAGCTTGATGAGCGTCGTCTTGCCCGCGCCGTTGGGGCCGAGCAGACCCACGACCTCGCCCCGGGGGATGGCGATGGTCACGCGATCCAGGGCTGTCAGCGAGTGATATTTTTTAGTGACCTGGTTAAATTCAATCACGAGTCAATCCGAATGGTGTGGTATGTCCGTGCCATATGGCAACCGTGAAGTGTATCACACCGGCCGCCCGTCGCAATTTCCGATGAAAAAACTTAACTCTTGGCGATAGAGATTCGACGCCCCAACGCCTTTTGGCTATAATCCCGCGTTCGGACAGTAAATTTCCCGGTTCGGCCGGTTAGCTGAGGTAATCAAAAAGCATCATGAATTTTGCACCCTGGGCTCCCTATCTGAGTATTATCGAAATTATTCTGGGCCTGGCTCTGACGGCTCTGGTTCTTGTCCAATCAAAGGGGCAGGACCTGGGTGGGTTTCTGGGCGGCGGCGGCGGCGATGGCGGCGCGTTCCGCACCAGGCGCGGTATTGAAGTCGTCTTGCACCGCCTGACGATCATCATCGCCGTCATCTTCTTCATCAACACCTTGCTGGCCTTCCTGGCCTGGGGGCAGGTCAGCTAAGGGGGCAATAACAACCGCCCCCAACCGCATGAAACCCGATATCCGCTGGCAGGCGTTATTGGCCCTGGCCGGTTTGGCTTTGGTATGGATGCTGCTCTCCTACCAGGTGCAATCGGCCGCACTGTGCTCCGTCAGCGTACCGGCGGCGGGCGGCACCTTCGTAGAGGGGATGGTCGGCCGGCCGCTGACGCTCAACCCGCTCCTCAGCGATTCCTATCCCGTGGATCGCGAATTGACCGATCTGATTTTCGACGGGTTGATCCGCTATGACGAGGAGGGCCAACCGCAACCGGCATTGGCCCAGGAGTGGACGCTGAGCGACGACAACCTGACCTTCACCTTCACCTTGCGGGAAGGGGCGACCTGGCACGATGGCCGGCCGGTGACGGCCGAGGACGTGGCCTTCACCTACGGTCTCATCCAAAACGAAGCCTTCCCCGGCCCGGAACACCTGCGCAACCTGTGGCTGCCGGTCACAATTACGGTCATCGACGAACGCCACATCGCCTTTACCCTGCCCCAGCCCTACGCCCCCTTCTTGCAGGCCACCACGCGCGGCATCCTGCCCGCCCACCTGCTGGGCGACGTGGCCGTGGCCGATCTGGCGTCGGCGGCGTTCAATCAGGCCCCGGTCGGCAGCGGGCCGTTTATGGTGCAGCCCGGCCAGGATTGGGCGCGGACGGCGCGCCTGCGCCTGACGCCCAATGCGGCCTATTGGCGCGAGGGAACCCAGCTGAGCGACATTGAAATACGTTTCTTTGCCGAAGCCGAGGCGATGCTGTCGGCCTTCGCCGCCGGCGAGCTGCATGGCCTCAACGGTCTGACGCCGGCGCTGACGCCCCAGGCCGCGGCGATGGACAACGCGCGCCTGTTCACCGCCGTGGCCCCGCGCTATTCGTCCCTGCTCTTCAACGTCAGCGGCACGGGCGCGGCGGCCCTGCTGACCAAAGAGGTGCGCCAGGCGTTGGCCTATGCGCTGGACAGGCGCGCCCTGGTCGATACCGTCCTCAACGGCCAGGGTATCGAGTTCGATGGGCCGTACCTGCCCGATCATTGGGCGGCCCGCCCCGACCAGTTGACGGCCTACACCTACCAACCGGAGACGGCCGCGGCCTTGCTGGATGGAGCCGGCTGGGTGGGGGCTGGGGTGCGCGCCCGCGAAGGCGCGCCGCTCACCCTGCGGCTGCTGGCGCTGGATCGCGCCGATCACCGGGGCTTGGTCGAGGAGATCGCCCGGCAATGGCAGGCCAGCGGCATCGAGGCGCAGGTGACGCTGGTGCCCGACGTCAACGCCCTGCGTCAAACGTTGAGCGAGCGCAACTTCGACATTGCCCTGGTGGAGATCACGCCGCCCAACGACCCCGACCTCTACGACTTCTGGAGCCAGGAAGCGACGGTGCGCGGCCAAAATTTCGGCGGCTGGAACAACCGCCGGGCCAGCGAGGCGCTCGAAGCCGGGCGGCAAATTTACCCCCAGGCCGAACGCGCGCCGTATTACGAGGCATTCCAGCGCCAGTTTGACGGCGATCTGCCGTCATTGACGCTTTACCAGCACGTCGATGCCTACGTCTTGCGCGACGACGTGCAGGGGGCCGAGATCGGGCTGGTCTGGCAGCCGCGCGACCGCTTCCAGACGTTGGCCGCCTGGTTTCTGAACTATCGCGAGGTGGCGGTCAGTTGCCCGCCGGCAAACTCAGGTTAAGAATCGGCCCAGCCGGGTCACCCTGTGTGTGAATCTTTGCTATAATCAGCGGTGAGATCGGTAATTAAATCTGTAGGGAGTTGAAATCATGGGATCTATCGGATGGCCGGAGTTGTTAATCGTGTTGGCAGTCGTCTTGTTGATTTTTGGCGTCGGCCGCATCGCGCGCGTCGGCGGCGAGCTCGGTAAAGGCGTGTCGGCCTTTCGCGAGGGCTTGAAAGACGAAAAGCAAACGACCGCGGAAAAAGAAGCGGCCGAGAAGCAAAACGATCTAACCGGCGGCCCAACACTCTAAGGGTACCAATGGACAATATTTTCGGCATTGGCTTGCCGGAATTTGTTCTGATCCTGGTGATTGCCGGGATGGTCATGGGGCCGGAGCGGATCGCCCGTTCGGCGCGGACGCTCGGCCGTCTCACCGCGCGCCTGCAAGCCGTTTCGCGCACCTTCTTCCGCCAGCTCCACGCCGAATTGGACTCGGTGGATGAGGGCGGTGAACTCAGGAATACCGTCGATGAACTGAATCAGTTGCGGCGGCAGGTCGCCGATCTGCGCAGCGAGGTCTTCACCCTGGCCGCGGGCACGTCGGCCGACACCCGGCAGGCCTTCCGCGACATCAAGCGCGAGGCCGAGCAGACCATCATGCCGCCAAATCTGGGCCGCCCCGACGCCACCCCCGCGCCGTCCGCTCAAGCCGGGAAGGATGCGCCGGTTTTCCGGCCGCCATCCCTGGCCACGGCTACCGCGCCGGCCGCCCCTAACAATACCAACGGCGGCTCAACCCCCGCCCGCCCGACGCCCAAACTACCGCAGCGGCTGGACATCGCCGAGGACATGGACGAATGAGCGGCAGCGAATCGCCGTTACTGCCCCCGCCCGTGGCCGAAGAAGCGGCCGTGATGAGCATCTTCGCTCATCTGAACGAGTTGCGCATCCGGCTGTCCTATGCCGCCGTGGCCCTGCTCATCGCCACGGCGTTCAGCTTCATCTTCGCCGATCGCTTGCTGGAATTCCTGATGCAGCCCTATGCGGCCAGCATCGAGGGCGAGGTCGCCTTGCAGACGTTGCGGCCGACGGAGGGCATCGAAACGTTCTTCCGCGTCTCGCTGCTGGCGGGTGTTATCCTCGCCATGCCGGTCATCCTCTTCGAGTTCTGGCAGTTCATTCGCCCCGCGCTGAGCAAAAACGAAGAACGCTACATCTATTTCTTTATCCCCAGCGCGTTGTTCCTGTTCCTGCTAGGCATCGCCTTTGCCTGGTACATCCTGGCCCCGGCGGCGATCTATTTCCTGGCGAACTTCATGCCCGACATCTTCCGGGCGGAGTGGACGGGGCAAGAGTACATCAGTTTTGTCACCCGCCTGTTGTTGTGGATTGGTCTGGCCTTCCAGATGCCGATTATCATCTACGTGGTGGCCCGCGTCGGGCTGGTGTCGGCGGTTACCCTGCGCCAGCAATGGCGGGTGGCCGTCGTGGGGGTGGCCGTGCTGGCGGCGGTGATCACGCCGTCGGTCGACCCGGTGACGATGCTGCTGACGATGGCCCCCTTGTTCGCGCTCTACATCCTCAGTTTGGGGCTGGCCGTCATCGGCGAACGGCAATTCGCCCGCTCGATGGCCGAGATCGAGAACCGCCCGGCCCTCTAGCCACGGCGCGGACTGTAGTAGAAGGCGGCCACTGCCCCGCCCAGCAAGCCGAACAAATGGCTCTGCCAGGAGATACCCCCGGCCGTCGGCCAAATCCCGACCAGCAACCCGCCATACATCACGATCACCAGCAGGGCCAGCAAGACCGCGGCGAAACTGCGCTCGAACCAGGCATTGACCACCAGAAAAGCGAAATAGCCGAAGATGAGGCCGCTGGCCCCGATGTGGACGGTATTGACCGGGGCGATGAGCCACGTCCCCAGGCCGCTGATCAGCAGGATGAGGGCCGAGACGATGATCATATGGCCTCGGTGGCGCACTATGACCAGGAAGCCCAGGATCAGAAAGGGCACGGTATTCGCCAGCAGGTGGGCAAAACTGCCGTGGAGAAAAGGGGCGAACAGGATACCGCGCAAGCCGGCCAGTTGTCGGGGGACAATGCCCAGTTGATCGAGCGCTCGGCCGAAGAACAGGCGGTCGATGATTTCAATTAGCCAGACACAAGCGATCAGGATCAGCAGGGGCCGCACCAGCCGTTTGGCCTCGTTGCCCCGCCGGCGGACTGTTTCTTCATAGGTGCTCATACTGTCCAACAATACGCGCGGCGGCGGCCGAAGTCGCACGAATTGGTTATTCCAGACCGAGGCACCAGCCGATCAGGCGGCGCACGAAATCGGCCGTGGGGTAGGGCTTGCTGTCGTGTCGCCAGCGTGGCACGTCGATTTGTTTCGCGCCGGGCGCGCGCGGGAAGTCCGGGCCTTCGATGGTCAGCCCTGCGGCGGCATCACCGGCCTGCGGGATGCGGTAGTGGACGATAAAACGCTTGTTGGACGAGATGATATGCAGCGTGCGGGCCGGTTCTGCCTCTTGCACAAAGCCTTGCTCCGGCACGCGCGGCGGGTCGTTGTCCGTCACGTGCCAGATATATTGCCGGCCCTGCACGTTGACCTTGCGTTTGCCTTTG is drawn from Candidatus Promineifilum breve and contains these coding sequences:
- a CDS encoding Sec-independent protein translocase family protein encodes the protein MDNIFGIGLPEFVLILVIAGMVMGPERIARSARTLGRLTARLQAVSRTFFRQLHAELDSVDEGGELRNTVDELNQLRRQVADLRSEVFTLAAGTSADTRQAFRDIKREAEQTIMPPNLGRPDATPAPSAQAGKDAPVFRPPSLATATAPAAPNNTNGGSTPARPTPKLPQRLDIAEDMDE
- the tatA gene encoding twin-arginine translocase TatA/TatE family subunit, with product MGSIGWPELLIVLAVVLLIFGVGRIARVGGELGKGVSAFREGLKDEKQTTAEKEAAEKQNDLTGGPTL
- a CDS encoding peptide ABC transporter substrate-binding protein; protein product: MKPDIRWQALLALAGLALVWMLLSYQVQSAALCSVSVPAAGGTFVEGMVGRPLTLNPLLSDSYPVDRELTDLIFDGLIRYDEEGQPQPALAQEWTLSDDNLTFTFTLREGATWHDGRPVTAEDVAFTYGLIQNEAFPGPEHLRNLWLPVTITVIDERHIAFTLPQPYAPFLQATTRGILPAHLLGDVAVADLASAAFNQAPVGSGPFMVQPGQDWARTARLRLTPNAAYWREGTQLSDIEIRFFAEAEAMLSAFAAGELHGLNGLTPALTPQAAAMDNARLFTAVAPRYSSLLFNVSGTGAAALLTKEVRQALAYALDRRALVDTVLNGQGIEFDGPYLPDHWAARPDQLTAYTYQPETAAALLDGAGWVGAGVRAREGAPLTLRLLALDRADHRGLVEEIARQWQASGIEAQVTLVPDVNALRQTLSERNFDIALVEITPPNDPDLYDFWSQEATVRGQNFGGWNNRRASEALEAGRQIYPQAERAPYYEAFQRQFDGDLPSLTLYQHVDAYVLRDDVQGAEIGLVWQPRDRFQTLAAWFLNYREVAVSCPPANSG
- the tatC gene encoding twin-arginine translocase subunit TatC: MSGSESPLLPPPVAEEAAVMSIFAHLNELRIRLSYAAVALLIATAFSFIFADRLLEFLMQPYAASIEGEVALQTLRPTEGIETFFRVSLLAGVILAMPVILFEFWQFIRPALSKNEERYIYFFIPSALFLFLLGIAFAWYILAPAAIYFLANFMPDIFRAEWTGQEYISFVTRLLLWIGLAFQMPIIIYVVARVGLVSAVTLRQQWRVAVVGVAVLAAVITPSVDPVTMLLTMAPLFALYILSLGLAVIGERQFARSMAEIENRPAL
- the secG gene encoding preprotein translocase subunit SecG encodes the protein MNFAPWAPYLSIIEIILGLALTALVLVQSKGQDLGGFLGGGGGDGGAFRTRRGIEVVLHRLTIIIAVIFFINTLLAFLAWGQVS
- a CDS encoding rhomboid family intramembrane serine protease translates to MSTYEETVRRRGNEAKRLVRPLLILIACVWLIEIIDRLFFGRALDQLGIVPRQLAGLRGILFAPFLHGSFAHLLANTVPFLILGFLVIVRHRGHMIIVSALILLISGLGTWLIAPVNTVHIGASGLIFGYFAFLVVNAWFERSFAAVLLALLVIVMYGGLLVGIWPTAGGISWQSHLFGLLGGAVAAFYYSPRRG